The genome window CCAACCTTCAACGGCTCAACTCCCTCATCATTGTCATCAAACTCCCAAATTTCTTTACTTCTGTCACTAGcaaacaataataattttaCAACAACAAATTTTCTAGATGTCAAGAGCAGTTATTGATCCCAAAAGCTACAATGAACACACTAAcatcacaaaacaaaatgacaaAGGACTACAAAAAATTGCTAGCATTTCTTCCACTTTGATCCATGCTCCAATAAAATATGTCTACTTAAGTATAGAGAAAATAGACAACAAACAGAAACTAAAGAACTGATGGAGTGAGAAGGAGAGAACCTAAGAGTTTAGAAATTTATCTTGTCAAGAAAAGTGCACATGGCTTAAGCTTCCATAATCCTTTTAATCATTAATACAACGAGTTCCAAAACATCAGATatcaaacattcaaaaataataataataataataataataataataataataataataataataataaaaacagaaagaacTACAACCATATGTTAATTGCTTTTGGATCAGAGAGTCCAAAAATGCCTGTGTCAAAAAATAACTGATGTTAGAGACTCAGTATACAAATTGTGAACTTACTGCTTGTCCCTTGTATACTTTCTCTATTGCCTCACTGGCAGCACTAGCTTTTAAAATTGCATCACCAGACGCGCTAGATTCAACATCATATCCAGATGCACGCCATCTTGGTAGGCCTCCATCTAAAACCCAGACTCTGTCATGGCCAAATACTCGGAACATCCTTTTCATATTATAAGGAAATGAAGCATTAGTTCATGCTACATAAATAAAAGCGTAAAACACATTTTCTTAATACAGTTCACATGAGTTAAAACTTAAAGGGGCATCTGGTaacattttacaaaacaattttcaaaaaactGTTGATGAAAATGAGAAACTGAACTGtgcaatttgaaaattcaagaaTGTCTCTGGTAGATAATATGctactttttgtttgagtGGATATGTACCTCAAACAAGGTCAGAGTGAGAGAGGCCAATCGTACTTATATCAATTTTTCTCCTTGTGATGCTGATTTCTCATCAATCCCTTTCAATGATAAGAGGAACAATGattgaagaaatgaaaaaggaaTTTGATGCAGGACGCGTAGGAcctaaatttattagtttcctaatgtatttgttagtttcctaGATCCTCTAGTTTTCTAAATTCTAGTAGGATTTCAACTTTTCCAGATTTCCAGAtttctagttttaagtttacttttttatttgggttaggatttctgtttaagcaagggatttttatcctattaAGTCTAGGTTTTAGTTTTCTATATATACCCCCATGTAATGCAGATTTGAATGTTGAGTAAACCTTTTCCTAGAACTCTCTGATCCCTTCGATCTATATTTCTTCTCCTCAATCTCCAatattcttctttgttctACTGTTTCTGCCCTTTATCTCATCTTATCGATCTATATTTCTTCTCCTCGGTCTCTTATATTCTTCTCTGTTCTATTGTTTAAGTGCTAAATCTAACACCTACAGGCTGTACTACATCAGAATTAGAGAGAAGGGTGGACAAGATAAGTGGGTGTCATATAAGAGCCACAACAGGGGAGAGAGAGCGGTAGCTGAGGGTATCGGACAAAAGAGTGAAAACATCATGGGaacatttttaaaactaaagctGAATTTCAGAATTGTATCCCGtgtttctttaaataaataaataaaaattaagattataGTGCCAAACGTGTTTTCCAAAATGAAAACTGTTTTGTTAAACAATACCAAATGCGCCCTAAATCTTTCACATTCGCCCCATAACTTACCACCATACACGAGCTGCACTAAAGATCCCTTTTCCATCATACACCACTAGATCATTTTTGTTCTCAATGCCAAGAGCCGAAACAGCAGCAGCAAAGGCTTCCTCTGATGGTAACATATGCGGTAACTGTTACAAGTCATCATTTCTAAATCATAAATAATGGCAAACAACAGGAGACTGCTAGATAGTTACAAAAGTGATGTTTATGCCCGGCAATGATGGCACACAAAACTAAAAACCTACAACATCAGTATGAGACTAATATTAACATCTTTAATCAATCCGAATCTTTTTAGAAATTGGCCATGTAAATAAGAATGTATTTCTAAGTCAACTCATATAATAGcatgaaataaattatttactGCTAACAAGACTAGTGTTtagtatatattattatagaaTATAAGAAATCTAAGATGTCATTTAGAGAAGGGCAACAAGACAAATAAAGAGAAAGCATCTCACTTTTGTAGTGCGATCTGATATTCCATCTACATCAAAGAAAAGTGCACCAGGAATGTGAGCAACCTGTCATAATGGAGAGGATAAATTGACAAAACTGTACCAGAGAGGAAGCTGAAACACCATGAAATAACATGAAAGATTTTTGGAATAGGATTGGAGTTGAGGAgtatttttgagaaataaagtAGCAGCAATTTTCCacaataaaaaacaattagaGCATAAAGTATGACTTCTGCAAACAGAAAGCGCAGTGAACACCTGATACTCTTGAATTGGATTCCTTTGCTCATCAGGCATGTACCAAGAGGCATCCAACACCTGATGTagataactaaataaatattacCAACATGTAGGACCAAAAGGATGCATATaataaagaagagaaaagagaaatgtCTCCAAGTAAAAAAGACAATTCTATATaataagaacaaaacaaacattgaATATAGTTAGTACAAACATAGAGAAAGACAGAAAAGGTATTGACGATGAGGATGACAACACATCATTTTTTAGATAGCAACAGATTTCATGATCAGatcaaaaaacaaattccaTACCATGAAGGTGAAAGAACACTGAGCACCAAGCATTAAATGGTAAGAATTTCAACTTATTTCACGACATACACTCCAGTGGAAGAAAAAGGGGGATGAAGGGAAAATTTACAGTACAAACAAGCCAACACAAGGTACCTTCAGGTCAGGCTCCTTAAGGTTAGCATGGAGCCAATCAACAGAAACAACAGGCTCATTTGTAGACACAGATTGTGTTGTAAACTCTGCTCTTGCCCCAGTTACTGATGAAGCCATTGCACGAGGAACCCAACCAGATGCTTTATATTTCGTATAGGCAGGGTCAGCTCGTAAGTGTTCTATTCCCCTCTGAATTGACAGAAAAGACATTGTGTAGAACTTAGCATGAGAAACAAGATAAGATTCAATAAGTAGCTCAAACTGACTAGTGCgttttaaaatgaataaatgaaCCTAATTATCAAGTTAACAACTTCATCAAATAGACTACGATATGCAAAACCATACTGATATTATCAGTGAGGAACCCTATTATGCAGTAATCTTTTCACCCTAGGAAGACAATAATTTCACTGCAAACGCTTAGTCCAGAAAAAATATCTTTAAGGAAGCCCTTTCCtaaaaaaatacagaattTTCAATGGTCTGATCGAAGTTATCTTGTAAAGTAAGACAAAGACGGGTACATCAACCAATATTTAAAAACTCtatatgattttcaattaaaCACACAGCTAATAACTCACCGCAAGAACTCTGCATTTACATAATTTTGATTAAGATACAAGACCAATAATTTAATTCATAACGACAATCAAAACAGGAATCTAGAAAAAAAACAGGAATCTAGAAAATAAACAAGCAGACTCCAacaaattttctctattttttatttcacgGCTACTGGAGTCCAACAGAGCTGCTACACTCTTCGTGACGCCTTTAGAGTCAGGAACTGAGACCAAGTACATAATAATTACACTAAACACCTTCACAAtagtaaattaaaatattaccACAAATCACTGATTGATCAAACAAGAAATCCCTTCTCAGGAAAACACTACAAAACGTTCCAAACCAAATTTTTCCTACTCAATTCACtgataaaacaaaaacccatcaAGAATCTGATATATGGagcaagaaaaaagaaagactaTAATCAAAACCGATAAACCAAGCAAAAGATAACAAATTTACACAAATGGATTCAGAATATCATCCAACAAAGCCCACAAACCGAATGGGAGATTGCTGAGAAATAACGCAGAGAGATTTACATTGAACAGAGAAGAGAAAATTTGGGGCTTTTGACAGAGTGAGTGTGAAGCAGAGTGGAAAAGGCGATGATGACCCAAGAGAGTCCTTGTGAAAAGAGATGAAGCCATTCAATCAAAGACCATAGAAATAGAGGGCTTGGCTTTTAAGAGGTAATTCAGGTGGCAGTGAAAGAGGCCAAAGGGTCTGCCTTTGTTTGTTGTGTCGAGCAGTCTGGTATCTCTCTATCTACAACTATAGCTGCTCAGTGGGATGGTGACAGGATTTACCTTTATACATCCTTTAGAACAGTCACTACCTCGGAAAATTATAGGGGCTGTTTGGGTGATAAAAATCATatgcaactttttttttgggagtaAATACCACGAGGAGTCCCATACCCCAAGGGTGTGATTTCATTTCCACTCGCAATTCGGCTTGCCCTTGATCATAAAGTGCTTCTAAAGGATTGTAGAGCCaatttggcattgctgtgctataaaaataatcgttgtcagatttgctgtaaGAGAAGtcagctgtgagagaaagcagtttggcgtttagtaaactttttgttaaaagtgttgttggtactgaTTCCTCgtataattagaaaatgattgccgcataatcattaaacatagcgcctcttcaaaactgatttctacataatcagaaaatgaaagcaccttaTTAGCTGCTTTGTAACATctcacatcgaccaacggaaagggggtgatgtgccttatatatacatgcccgcctccatctggcacgaggccttttgggagctcactggctttggagtcatgggaactccaaagttaagtgagtttgggctagagcaatcccaagatgggtgacTTATTGAAAAGTTGCTAGTGAGTtctcagaaacaaaaccgtgagggcaaaAAGAGGGGCCCAAAGCAGATAATATCGTATAACGGTAGAGtcgatcccgggatgtgataATTTGGTATTAGAGCCACTCTGtggtgtggtgcgagtgtggcaacgaggacgtcgggcccctAAGAGAGGTGGATTATAACATCTCACATCGACCAacagagagggggtgatgtgccttatatgtacatgcccgcctccatctagcacgaggtcttttgggagctcactggctttggagtcATGGAAACTCCAAAATTAAGCGATTTTGGGAATGTGACATgttttcccttatagctttctctcacagccattttaacaataagtgattttttcatagtttaccaaacgggctgggcttcccaaaaatttttaaaaatcacttatcaccccaaataaaCAATGCTAAATTGGCACATAAACTACTGCCATTGAGACACCAGGTAGCTTACCAGCTAGAGATGACAGTTTGTCAACCGTATTACACCTTGTGGTTtacttttaattcttaatatttgattttttaaagttttataATTTGGTTAGTAATAAAGTGCTAAACGAAGAAATGTAGACATAAACCACACGACAATTAGATCTGACAAAATTACTATAAATTGTATGGAATATTTATGACTTGTGAACTCACATGCGAATTCCCTTTttccaatcttttttttatttaaaaaaaaaaagctataactatatatcttctttttgaaaaatactaGGGATATCACATTTATAGACGACATTGTATATCACCTCTTTAATAAAGGTGAAAGTCATTATATTGGTGGACTCCACCTCTATTAAATATGCATTACACAATGCCGTCTTTAAATGCGATCTCCGTAATATGACTCCTTCCTTTTTATTGAGCACTTTTGGGAGCTTTAATCTCCTCGTCACCATTGATCAGCAAAATTCAAGCTCTATCAAGGTTACCAGTTGTTTAGAACAAGATTCAATAATTCAAGCTTTGTTTCCAACACCGACAAAACATTAACATTGGGTTTTAATTAATGTCAAACATTATATCCAACTTTAGATCAACAAATATATTCCTCGTTTAATCCAAGACAAATAAAGtggaaaaatacaacaatctttaaatcaaatttcagaaaggaagaaaaaagaaacaattgaGAAACTAAAAATGAAGTTTCGATCGGGCCACAAGCTAAGCTTGTGAAGGTTCTTGTCGTCATCGCTGGCTAGCTTGTCCCCTTATTATATTTCCACTATCCATTCACATAATGGTACACAAAGTTATCAAATTTGCAACTGTAATTGCGGCTTCTAATGCTTGAAATGTTTGCCGCAATCTGTTctgcaaaacataatcaaacaGCAACCAATTCAACTGATCATGTAAACATAAGTTGTTATCATGCAACacttttttctataaatacataaaaagatcaaccaaaagagaaaaaaaactgaaaagatATATATACCCTAGCAGGTGTAGCTGGAGGGTAGAAAATTTGTCGTGCTGGAGTGATTACCTGCATCAATGATTGTTTTCATTAACAGAATTGTATCCAAAAGAAAATCTTTAACTACAATtgatgaaaaagagaaaaagtttAGGTCAatgcatgcatataaataCAGAAATAATTTTTAGTTACCAAATTCAGGTTTGGAAGACCAGCTTGTCTAAGTTGCGTTCTCTTTGATCTCAGCAGCATATGGTTATCCAAGAAGCAGGTGTGGTTGTGGCGGAACCGCCTGCTGGAGTAGCAACGGGAGCATAGATCATACGTGTTGGCGGCTCTGTCGAAA of Prunus dulcis chromosome 4, ALMONDv2, whole genome shotgun sequence contains these proteins:
- the LOC117624482 gene encoding thiosulfate/3-mercaptopyruvate sulfurtransferase 1, mitochondrial-like isoform X1, coding for MASSLFTRTLLGHHRLFHSASHSLCQKPQIFSSLFNRGIEHLRADPAYTKYKASGWVPRAMASSVTGARAEFTTQSVSTNEPVVSVDWLHANLKEPDLKVLDASWYMPDEQRNPIQEYQVAHIPGALFFDVDGISDRTTKLPHMLPSEEAFAAAVSALGIENKNDLVVYDGKGIFSAARVWWMFRVFGHDRVWVLDGGLPRWRASGYDVESSASGDAILKASAASEAIEKVYKGQAVGPTTFQTKFQPHLVWTIDQVRKNVEERTHEHIDARSKARFDGTALEPRKGIRSGHVPGSKCVPFPQLLDSSLTLLPADKLKNRFDEAGISLESPIVTSCGTGVTACILALGLHRLGKPEVAVYDGSWTEWGAQSDTPIDTSS
- the LOC117624482 gene encoding thiosulfate/3-mercaptopyruvate sulfurtransferase 1, mitochondrial-like isoform X2 gives rise to the protein MASSLFTRTLLGHHRLFHSASHSLCQKPQIFSSLFNRGIEHLRADPAYTKYKASGWVPRAMASSVTGARAEFTTQSVSTNEPVVSVDWLHANLKEPDLKVLDASWYMPDEQRNPIQEYQVAHIPGALFFDVDGISDRTTKLPHMLPSEEAFAAAVSALGIENKNDLVVYDGKGIFSAARVWWMFRVFGHDRVWVLDGGLPRWRASGYDVESSASGDAILKASAASEAIEKVYKGQAVRKNVEERTHEHIDARSKARFDGTALEPRKGIRSGHVPGSKCVPFPQLLDSSLTLLPADKLKNRFDEAGISLESPIVTSCGTGVTACILALGLHRLGKPEVAVYDGSWTEWGAQSDTPIDTSS